A region of the Oceanihabitans sp. IOP_32 genome:
ATCAGAATTTATTAAGAATATTAAGCAACAAGGAAATTGTTAATTGGGGTAACGTTCTTAGCTCTAGCAATTTACACTGTAATGAAAAGACAATTGGAATAATTGCTTCTTCTATTAAAGATTTGAAAGAATTGTGGTCCACTCTTTCTAGCAATCAAAATCTAAGCTTTGAAAATGAAATTTTGTTAGATGAGTATAAAGAGTTTTGGGATTGGGATATTCTTATTAGGTCAAACAAAATAGACGTAAACTCTGAATTAATTCTAAGGAAATATCAAGATTACCTCAATTGGTCAGCTCTTTCCTCAGATTCAAGCTTTAATGCAGATATCTCAATTCTTAACGAATTCAAAAACTTGCTGGATTGGAAGCATGTTACGACAAAAATTTCTTTGAGTGATCAATTACTTGAAAATTTCAAGTCGTTTATAGACTGGAAAGTTTTGTCTAGGTATTCTGATTTTAGTGGTCAATTACCTTTGATTAAAAAATACTCAGATTTTATAGATTTTGAAGGTTTAGAAAACAATCCTACAATAGACTACGAAACAAGCCTTTACATAGAAAACTATCTTAAAGAGAATATTCATAAGAGATTCGTTTATAATCTTAAAAAACAGCGTAGTAATTGGGCGGGATACGTGTATCATTTTACACATCTTAAAAATGCAATTGATATTATTAAAAAATGCCAAATATTAAGTCGTAATAAAGCAACAATTGGTGGCGACTTCAGTGATGCTGCTGGTGATGTAGTGAATCGAAGACATGATGCTCATGATTATGCTCGCTTCTACTTTAGACCACAAACTCCTACTCAGTTTTATAATGAATGTTTGGGTAAAGATCATGAATCAGGAAGATATGGCTGGACAAAAGATCATTATGGTAATTGGGAACAAGTATGGAAATCTGACTTTGATAAGGCACTAAACCTTGGATTGCCGAAATGCCCAATACCTGTATTTTTTAAGTTTTCAATTGATGAGATATTCAATAATCAATTGGAGAAGTGTTACATAAGCAATGGTAATCTTCAAACTAACTGGGCAAGAATTGGCACAGTAAGTGAAATGTACAACCTGTTTGATTTTAATGATGTTTATAGCACAATTCAAAGTACCTCTGATGGAGATTGGAAAACGTACATGAATAAGTCTCAACAGGAATTTTTAGTAAGGGATCAATTTGATTTTTCAGATATACATAATTACGAGATTTTAGTCCGAAACCAATCAGACTTGTTTCAGTTGAAACACCTTCTGAAAGATTATCCTAAGGTCATTCAGAAAATAAGAATTGCAGATTATGACGATGACATTTACTTGAATAACAATAAACAGATTGAGTATAATCTTGATGGGAATTCTGTAACTGTTTCAGCAAACTATAATGGTAATGGAAATAGATCAGGTTATTTTGAAATGGAAGTTGAGAAAGGGACTTACAGAATCAACTCTGGTCAAGTATTATCGAAAAATGGTGATACTATTCGCTTTTACCCTGGTATCAATATTGAGTTTGAATCTGAGCCTTGTTTGAAGGTTACTTTTAAAGATCAAGTAACAAATAAAGAGCCATGGGAGATAATAAAGTATTGTAATTCTAGAAAAGCTACTTCAAGTGACATTCACATTAACTCGATCTTAAATAAAGAATTAGGATATCAAGGAATGTGTGATTTACTAAATTTACAAGGTCATGGATTTAATAATGTTGAAGACAATTATGACCCTTACAAGTTATATCGACATGTTTTTGATAAAGAATATATCTCAACACATGATAATATAATTGATTATGATTCCATTTATTTTTTGGTTGTATCAAATAAAAATAGCTTAAATAAGTATGATATATTGAGTTGCAAAAGATTAATTGCATTATATATTAATGACTTAAGTGGCTTGTCTGATGAACTTATCTCACTACTTAATTCAAAAAATATTCAGATTATTCATCAAGGTTTAAGCGATTGGTATTTTGACTGTGAAGACCTTATTGGGATAAAAGAAAATCAAAAAGAATTAGCAAAAAGTGAAAGTCAATATTCTCAACATGATAGTATCCATAATTACCCTCAATCAATTGATGAACTATGTAAATTAAGCACTTCATTTGTCGAGACTTATAACACTAAAGTAAGGCACTATATCCTAAGAGATCATACAAACCTTGTTCTAAACCAATTTGACAAATATTTTGCAATTCAATTTAATGAGCCTGAAAGAGCTTTTTTCAGATTCTTTTTATTGGTTCATGATATAGGAAAACCAAGAGCATTTCAGCTAGGAAATAAGGATGATCAATATACTCATAGTATCGAAATACTAAACGGCATTTGGGGTAAAGTATCGAACTCCCATAATGATTTATCGAAAATTCAATTTTTACTAAATGGGGATATTATGGGTGAATACTTTCAAGGCAAAAAGGATGCTGAATCCACCACTCAATTAATAGTTGAAGCAGCAAAAGCTCTTAACACATCTCCATCAAAATTATTTGATGAATTGATTATTTACTATCAATGTGATACAGCAGCTTACACCGCAGATGCAGGTGGCTATAAATTTCTAGAACACTTATTTAGCTATGAAAATGGACAGAAAGTGTTTGATGAGGAAGCTGGACTGTTAAGATTCTCGGATAAATACAGAGAAATGTATAATAGACTTAAAGACGAAATTTTAAAATGGCAATAAAATTTATAAAAGGGAATATTTTTAACTCTAAGGCTCAAACGATTGTGAATACAGTCAATTGTGTTGGAGTAATGGGTAAAGGAATCGCTCTTGTTTTTAAACTGAGATATCCTAAAATGTTTGATTTGTATAAGGATCACTGCAAATCAAAGCTGATTGGAATAGGAAAGCTATGGCTTTACAAAGGTGAAAAAAATGCACCTTGGGTTTTAAACTTTCCAACAAAGTTTCACTGGAAATATCCGAGTAAAATCGAATATCTCGAAAAAGGATTAGAGAAATTTTGTTCAACTTATAAAGACCAAGGGATTACTTCTATTGCTTTTCCTCTGTTAGGAACACACAATGGTGGTTTAGATAAAGATACTGTTCTGAATTTAATGGAAGAATATTTAAGTAAGTGCGAAATAGACATAGAAATATATGAATACGTGCCAGAAGCAGTAGATGACTTGTATGAATATTTTGCTTCTAATTGGTCAAAATTAAGTTCCGAAGAAATCAAATTAAAAACGGGTATCAGGAAAGATAAAATTGAGAAGGTAACCGAAGTGGTTGAATCTGGTACAGTCAAATCAATGATAGGATTAATTAACGAAAAAGGGATAGGTGTTAAGACTATGGAAAAGTGTTTTCAATTTGTAATGAATAATAAAAATGAACAACCAACATTATTTGATTAAACGCCAGCTCACACAGCCAAGCACAATTGCAATTCGCACGAACCAACGCTTGACCAAAAATTGCAATAGAGCTAGTCTGTTTTCCAACGCTTTTTTGCCGACCCTAAAAACTAATTTTTTCAAGAACAGTAGTGCTTCGATTGAGTGGATTAGTAATTGTAAAAGATTGATAATTAGCGGATAATGAATAAAGCCCAGCATACAACATCGTGTATAGTGCATTTGGCGGATAGTGCTAATTTCAAGGGTGGTACATCTAATAAACGGTGTAGCGGTTTGACAGGTTCGTGCTTAGAAATGCCAAACGACACCATACACGTAACCGTTGGCTGTAATTTAAGTAGAGTGAAAGAGAAATACGACATTTTAGTAGAATTAGCAGTTTGGGGACATTTGGATTCAAAAACTGATTTGGAATTGATTTTGTTAAAAGGTCATTTAATTATTGAGCAAATTTTGGAAGTTAAGCTGAATAGATGTGGAATAGAAAATAAAAAAACGTTTTCTTTTTACAGTAAAATTTTAGCTCTTGAAAAAATAAACTTTGAACAAACGAATAAGAAAAAAATAATATTAGATGCATTAAGAAAACTCAACAAGTTGAGAAACAATTTAGCACACGATTTTTACTTTGATTTAAATAACGGAGAGTTTGACAATTGGGCAAAAAAAGTTCTTAAAAATATGGATGGAGAAAAATACACTCGATATACTTACAGAACCAAAATAGTTCACGCATTTTCGACTTTGACAATAAATATTCTGGAATTAACCACAAAAGAAAAACAGTATGAGTACAACAACATTTAATCGAGAAATAAAACGAATGATAACTAATGAAAATCATCCTGTTTTAAAATATATTAACGAAAAATTTAAAAATAGTAGGCAACACCAAAACTATTATGGCTTTTTTGACGACTTTTTATTTAAGTACGGAATTTTAACATTGGGCTACTCACCTACTCTAAATGGAAATAAATATGTGCCATATGTAAATTGTAGTCAGAGAAACATATTTCGAGCGGAAAAAGGAATAACCGATTTATCGAATAAAGCTCATAGTCCAACTCAATGCCAAAAAATATTAGCGGAATATCTAATTGAACATTTGAAATACTTAAATGTTTGGAGTTTTGAGAATTGGAATAGCGAACTGAATTATGAAAAAATGAATTAAAAAAACTACAGCCAATAACTAAGCATTCGTGTGGTCGGTACGACCCAACATGAATGCCGTGTTGACTGAACCGGTGTTTGTCGGTTCGCCCTTATGGGGAATGGTCTGTTTTGGATTGGATTTTTAGGAGTTGGTTTTTTCTGTTTTGGGAGTTTTTGGCCTCCCTTTCTTTGGAATATTAAAAGAACATGGCAGATTTAGGACTTATTTTTCCTTGTTCATTACTGCTTTGATGTGTTTTCTTCAGTTTTGGCCATAGCAGTCCCGTTACGTCGGTTTTGCGTTTTTTTCATATTGGTCTGTTTAGGTGTTTCTCGAT
Encoded here:
- a CDS encoding macro domain-containing protein; translation: MAIKFIKGNIFNSKAQTIVNTVNCVGVMGKGIALVFKLRYPKMFDLYKDHCKSKLIGIGKLWLYKGEKNAPWVLNFPTKFHWKYPSKIEYLEKGLEKFCSTYKDQGITSIAFPLLGTHNGGLDKDTVLNLMEEYLSKCEIDIEIYEYVPEAVDDLYEYFASNWSKLSSEEIKLKTGIRKDKIEKVTEVVESGTVKSMIGLINEKGIGVKTMEKCFQFVMNNKNEQPTLFD